TATTGGTGGTAATGGTGGTATCAAGGTGCGGGTTACTGATTTTCTATGTGCGGTGAAAACAGAGGCTGAGGTGTTGGAGTATGCGGCAGCCTTTATGCAGATCTATCGTGAACAGGCGCATTATCTGGAACGTACGGCCCCCTGGATTGAACGAGTGGGTTTGAATTATGTCAAGGAACAGATTGTTGATGATAATGATAATCGTAAGGCTCTGGCTGAGCGCTTCCTGTTTGCTCAGACCTTTGTACAAGATGATCCGTGGAAGGAGCGTGCTGAGGGGACAGACAGGCATGAGTTTGAGCCGATCAAAACGATCTCTTAACGTGATAATATATTGAATACAGGTGAAGTATGAGTGAACAGAATAACTGGATTGAAATAGGTAAGCTGGATGATATTCCGGTGTTGGGTGCCCGAGTGGTGAATCGCGAAGAGGGTGATATTGCTATCTTCCGCACTGCGGATAATGAGGTATTTGCGCTGCATGATCATTGTCCGCATAAGGGTGGGCCTTTGTCGCAGGGGATTGTGCATGGGCATAAGGTATCCTGTCCTTTGCATGACTGGAAGATTAGTCTGGAGACCGGGGTTGCTGTTGCGCCTGATGAAGGCTGTGCGGCACGTTTTCCGGTGCGGGTTGAGGATGGGGTAGTTTATTTGTCGCTGTCGTCTGATTGAGATTTTATCGGCATTTTTGAGAGTGTGTTTTAATAAGATCGAGTCAGGGCTTGCTCCTCTTTATCAGAGACACGCCGTGAATACATCCCTGTAGGCTCCATGCCCGCATCCCTGCGGGCAAGGGTCTCTGCTAAAGAGGAGCAAGCCCTGCCTCTGTAGGGTGCGCACTGCGCACCAATTTCTCGTTCCCACGCTCTGCGTGGGAATGCATATAGCAGGTAGGGTGCGCACTGCGCACTAAACAAATCTAGGAGAGCACTGTGCTTTTTGGTCGAAGTAAAAAGAATCCTATCAAGATCGCCGACAAGGGCGTGGTTGAGTGGAAATACACCACTTGTGGCTACTGCTCGACCGGTTGTTCGATTGAAGTCGGTCTGAATGCTGAAGGTGAGGCGGTGAGTTCGCGCGGTGTTGCGGGTGCGGATGTGAATCGTGGCAAGCTCTGTCTCAAGGGTATCTTTGAACATGAGTTGTTCAAGAGTGCGGGGCGTGGCAAGGTGCCGCTGATACGTGAACGTCATCTGGATGAGTTTCAGGAGACCTCATGGGATGGTGCGCTGGATCGTGTAAGTTCTGAAATAAAGACGATTCAGGATAAGTATGGTCGGGATGCCTTTGCCATTGTCTCTACCGGACAGATCATGACCGAGGAGTTTTATACCCTGGGCAAGTTGGCGCGTGGTGTGATTGGCACCAATAACTATGATGGCAATACCACCTTGTGTATGGCATCGGCGGTATCGGGTTATAAACGTTCCTTTGGTTCCGATGGACCACCGGGATGTTACGATGATTTTGAACATACCGAGTGTCTGCTGGCACTGGGTTCCAATCTGCCTGAACAGCATCCGATTATCTTCTGGCGTTTACGTCAGGCACTGGAGAAACGCAGCTTCCCGATTATTGTGGTTGATCCTCGCGTTACCATGTTTGCCCAGATGGCAGATATTCATCTGCCGATTACGCCGGGTACTGATCTGGTGTTACTCAATAGCCTGGCTCATGTCATCCTGGATGAAGGTCTGGCTGATGATGATTATATTGCGGCACATACCTCGGGCTTTGATGATTTCAAGGCACTGGTGGCTGAATATGACCCCATCAGTGCCTCGCGTATTTGTGGCATTGATGAGGATACCATTCGTAATGTCGCGCGCATCTATGCTAAGGCAGGTCAGGCGATGTCGATCTGGACCATGGGCATCAATCAAAGTACCCATGGCTCTGATGGAGTGGTAGCAACCAATAACCTGAATCTGATTACTGGTAATATCGGCAAGCTGGGTGGTACCAGTCTATCGATTACCGGGCAGTGTAATGCCATGGGTACGCGTGAGTGGTCTTCCTGCTCCGGTCTGCCTGGGTATCGTGCGTTGGAAAAGGCGCAGGATCGCAAGACCATTGCTGATTACTGGGGTATTGATGAGGACTTCCTGCCTGAGAAACGCGGTCTGTTTCAGACTGATATTTTCCCCGCCATCGAGACGGGGCAGATCAAAGGTCTGTGGCTGGTTGCGACCAATCCAATGACCTCGATGCCGAATACGGCACGTATACGCAAGACGCTTGAAAAACTGGATTTTCTGGTGGTACAGGATGCCTATCGGGATGTGGAAACCAATGAATACAGTCATGTTTATCTACCTGCTGCGATTTGGGCAGAGAAGGAAGGCTGTTTTACCAATACCGAACGACGCGTTAATCTGACGCGTAATACTTTACCGCCCTATGCACAGTCAAAATCAGATCTATGGATCTTTAACGAGATCGCACAGCGTTTTGATAATCCGAAGAAGCCGGTTTTTCCGGCACAGGCCTCTGAGGTATTTGAAGAGCTGCGTGAGTTATCGAAGGGTCGTATGCTGGACTATTCGGGCATGGACTACGACAAGATTGAAAAGATGCGTGGGATACAGTGGCCTTGTAATGAGGAAA
This is a stretch of genomic DNA from Gammaproteobacteria bacterium. It encodes these proteins:
- the nirD gene encoding nitrite reductase small subunit NirD, coding for MSEQNNWIEIGKLDDIPVLGARVVNREEGDIAIFRTADNEVFALHDHCPHKGGPLSQGIVHGHKVSCPLHDWKISLETGVAVAPDEGCAARFPVRVEDGVVYLSLSSD
- a CDS encoding nitrate reductase gives rise to the protein MLFGRSKKNPIKIADKGVVEWKYTTCGYCSTGCSIEVGLNAEGEAVSSRGVAGADVNRGKLCLKGIFEHELFKSAGRGKVPLIRERHLDEFQETSWDGALDRVSSEIKTIQDKYGRDAFAIVSTGQIMTEEFYTLGKLARGVIGTNNYDGNTTLCMASAVSGYKRSFGSDGPPGCYDDFEHTECLLALGSNLPEQHPIIFWRLRQALEKRSFPIIVVDPRVTMFAQMADIHLPITPGTDLVLLNSLAHVILDEGLADDDYIAAHTSGFDDFKALVAEYDPISASRICGIDEDTIRNVARIYAKAGQAMSIWTMGINQSTHGSDGVVATNNLNLITGNIGKLGGTSLSITGQCNAMGTREWSSCSGLPGYRALEKAQDRKTIADYWGIDEDFLPEKRGLFQTDIFPAIETGQIKGLWLVATNPMTSMPNTARIRKTLEKLDFLVVQDAYRDVETNEYSHVYLPAAIWAEKEGCFTNTERRVNLTRNTLPPYAQSKSDLWIFNEIAQRFDNPKKPVFPAQASEVFEELRELSKGRMLDYSGMDYDKIEKMRGIQWPCNEETAPEGSPRLYTDGLFQYPDQRAKLIALPFIDNNERPDEQYPFWLNSGRVVEHFHTRTRTGKIGNLNKFSPTPYMEMNPDAAHGLNIRHGQYVRLISRRGDAVVMVQLTQRIPPDMVFVPFHFHECVNRVSLGLLDPHSRQPAFKQCGVRVEPLDDQQAAAHRNRIARTY